TCCTTGCTTTCGCAGTTCGCGCGCCATGCGGTACAAACCCGCCAGGTGCACGCCGTCGCCGAGCAGTTCCAGTTCGTACGTGGGCAGGCCGAGCCCGGATATCTCGGCGCGGCCGCGACGCTCCAGGGCGACCCGCTCGGTGTGCTCGCGGGCCTGCTCGACCAGAGGGTCGACCAGCTGCTCGACGAGGCCGGCGCGGTCCGCCCCGGCGAATCCGGTCTGGGCCAGGGCGTCCGACAGCGCCCGCGCCACGGCCGCCCGGCGACCGTTGGCGGCGACGTCGACGGCTGCCGCGTCGAGTATTTCCGGCCGCACCATGTTGATGACCACGCTGCCCACCGGCAGCTTCGCGGCACGCAGTTCGGCGATGCCGTCGACGGTCTCCTGGACGGGCATCTCCTCCAGCAGCGTCACCAGGTGCACCGCCGTCTCGGGGGACTTGAGCACCCGCATGACGGCCTGCGCCTGATGGTGGATGGGGCCGATCCGGGCCAGCCCCGCCACCTCGTCGTTGACGTTGAGGAAGCGGGTGATGCGGCCGGTGGGCGGGGCGTCCATGACGACGTGGTCGTAGACGAAATTGCCCAGGCGGTCCTTGCGGCGCACCGCCTCGCACGCCTTGCCCGTCAGCAGGACGTCCCGCAGTCCGGGCGCGATGGTTGTCGCGAAGTCGATGGCGCCGAGCTTCTTCAGCGCCCGCCCGGCGCTGCCGAGCTTGTAGAACATCTGGAGGTAGTCCAGGAGCGCGCGCTCGGCGTCGATGGCGAGCGCGAAGACCTCGCCCCCGCCACCCGGCGCGACCGCGATCTTGCGTTCCTCATAGGGCAGCGCCTCCGTCTCGAAGAGCTGCGCGATGCCCTGTCTGCCCTCGACCTCGACCAGCAGGGTGCGCTTGCCCTCGGCGGCGAGGGCGAGCGCGAGGGCGGCGGCGACCGTGGTCTTGCCGGTGCCGCCCTT
The window above is part of the Streptomyces syringium genome. Proteins encoded here:
- a CDS encoding ArsA family ATPase; amino-acid sequence: MSRLHVVSGKGGTGKTTVAAALALALAAEGKRTLLVEVEGRQGIAQLFETEALPYEERKIAVAPGGGGEVFALAIDAERALLDYLQMFYKLGSAGRALKKLGAIDFATTIAPGLRDVLLTGKACEAVRRKDRLGNFVYDHVVMDAPPTGRITRFLNVNDEVAGLARIGPIHHQAQAVMRVLKSPETAVHLVTLLEEMPVQETVDGIAELRAAKLPVGSVVINMVRPEILDAAAVDVAANGRRAAVARALSDALAQTGFAGADRAGLVEQLVDPLVEQAREHTERVALERRGRAEISGLGLPTYELELLGDGVHLAGLYRMARELRKQGVAR